In the genome of Drosophila pseudoobscura strain MV-25-SWS-2005 chromosome 3, UCI_Dpse_MV25, whole genome shotgun sequence, one region contains:
- the unc-104 gene encoding kinesin-like protein unc-104 isoform X3: MSSVKVAVRVRPFNSREIGRESKCIIEMTGATTAITNPKVPPNTSEAVKRFNFDYSYWSHDPRDSDFSTQTMVYKDIGEEMLQHSFDGYNVCIFAYGQTGAGKSYTMMGRQEEQQEGIIPMICQDLFTRIHDTETDELKYSVEVSYMEIYCERVRDLLNPKNKGNLRVREHPLLGPYVEDLSKLAVTDYQDIHDLIDEGNKARTVAATNMNETSSRSHAVFTIFFTQRRHDTMTDLTTEKVSKISLVDLAGSERADSTGAKGTRLKEGANINKSLTTLGKVISALAEVASKKKHNKKADFIPYRDSALTWLLRENLGGNSKTAMIAAISPADINYDETLSTLRYADRAKQIVCKAVVNEDANAKLIRELKEEIQKLRDLLKAEGIEVQEGPDGKVVCEKRDSNKDELNKSTTGIKSPSKSRNRNGSTTEMAVDQLQASEKLIAELNETWEEKLKRTEEIRLQREAVFAEMGVAVKEDGITVGVFSPKKTPHLVNLNEDPNLSECLLYYIKDGLTRLGTHEANVPQDIQLSGSHILKEHCTFENRNSTVTLLPHKDAIIFVNGRQLVEPEVLKTGSRVILGKNHVFRFTNPEQARELREKITENEAENEVEKADAPQVDWNFAQCELLEKQGIDLKAEMKKRLDNLEEQYKREKMQADQQFEEQRKTYEARIDALQKQVEEQSMTMSMYSSYSPEDFHQEEDVYNNPMYESCWTAREAGLAAWAFRKWRYHQFTSLRDDLWGNAIFLKEANAISVELKKKVQFQFTLLTDTLYSPLPPELASSVAPLQQEDEFGAPPVSKTLVAVEVTDTKNGATHYWSLEKLRQRLELMREMYHNEAEMSPTSPDYNVESLTGGDPFYDRFPWFRMVGRSFIYLSNLLYPVPLVHKVAIVNERGDVRGYLRIAVQPVLDEESIDFNNGVKQSARLVFNEDDAKPKYRALNEKDDVQRYIDNGGHDSKLEELEDVDSGRGIDSNSASDCPENAEEPGEHLQVGKEFTFRVTVLQATGIGAEYADIFCQFNFLHRHEEAFSTEPVKNSASGAPLGFYHVQNITVPVTKSFIEYLKTQPIMFKIFGHYQTHPLHKDAKQDFVSRPPPRRMLPPSIPISQPVRSPKFGPLPCPPSSTVLAKHDVLVWFEICELAPNGEYVPSVVEHSDDLPCRGLFLLHQGIQRRIRITIVHEPTPEVKWKDINELVVGRIRNTPESSDEQDEDACVLSLGLFPGEVLDVPGDDRSFYRFEAAWDSSLHNSALLNRVSQGGETIYITLSAYLELENCARPAIVTKDLSMVIYGRDARTGPRSLKHLFSGQYRNPEANRLSGVYELSLRRASEAGSPGVQRRQRRVLDTSSTYVRGEENLHGWRPRGDSLIFDHQWELEKLTRLEEVGRMRHLLLLRERLGMDTNPNPTTKTEKDVCNLAARAATSPVHMVIPQSPQTPVKDPQQIMPEREYNQREQDLMLKCLKLVQAGRYAKNEANDTQTQSDVSPSDEGCADMTVSCISSNSMEDNKFVIRRRLCSPDRADAPNGWEAPAPATQPALPLRLYVPELEEIRVSPVVARKGLLNVLEHGGSGWKKRWVTVRRPYVFIYRSEKDPVERAVLNLATAQVECSEDQAAMVKIPNTFSVVTKHRGYLLQTLGDKEVHDWLYAINPLLAGQIKSRLARRTLEPASQTASQIQASSAANANSANK, from the exons ATGTCGTCGGTTAAGGTGGCGGTGCGAGTGCGCCCCTTCAACTCGCGCGAAATAGGCAGGGAGTCGAAATGCATCATCGAGATGACCGGGGCCACCACGG CCATAACCAATCCGAAGGTGCCGCCCAACACTAGTGAGGCGGTGAAGCGCTTCAACTTTGATTACTCCTATTGGTCCCATGAT CCACGCGATTCGGACTTCTCCACACAAACGATGGTCTACAAGGACATTGGCGAGGAGATGCTGCAGCACTCCTTCGATGGCTACAACGTGTGCATCTTTGCCTACGGCCAGACCGGTGCCGGCAAGTCCTACACCATGATGGGcaggcaggaggagcagcaggagggcaTCATTCCCATGATTTGCCAGGATCTCTTCACTCGCATACACGATACCGAAACCGATGAGCTCAAGTATTCA GTTGAGGTCTCTTACATGGAGATCTATTGCGAGCGGGTGCGGGATCTGCTGAATCCCAAGAACAAGGGTAATTTGCGGGTGCGCGAGCATCCATTGCTGGGTCCTTATGTCGAGGACCTGTCCAAGCTGGCAGTCACCGACTACCAGGACATACACGACCTCATCGATGAGGGCAACAAGGCACG AACTGTGGCCGCCACCAACATGAACGAGACGAGCTCTCGCTCCCATGCCGTATTCACCATCTTCTTTACACAGCGTCGCCACGACACGATGACCGACCTGACCACCGAGAAGGTCTCCAAGATCAGCCTGGTGGATCTGGCCGGCTCCGAGCGAGCCGATTCGACTGGTGCGAAGGGCACCCGCTTGAAGGAGGGAGCCAACATCAACAAATCCCTGACCACCCTGGGAAAAGTCATCTCCGCTCTGGCGGAAGTC GCATCCAAGAAGAAACACAACAAGAAGGCCGACTTTATACCCTACCGCGACTCGGCCCTGACTTGGTTGCTGCGCGAGAATCTGGGAGGAAACTCGAAGACGGCCATGATAGCGGCCATCTCACCGGCGGACATAAACTATGACGAAACCTTAAGCACACTGCG GTATGCGGATCGGGCCAAGCAGATCGTGTGCAAGGCTGTGGTCAACGAGGATGCCAATGCGAAGCTTATCCGCGAACTTAAGGAGGAGATACAGAAGCTGCGCGATCTCCTGAAGGCCGAAGGCATCGAAGTGCAGGAAG GACCCGATGGCAAGGTGGTGTGCGAGAAGCGCGATTCGAATA AGGATGAGCTGAACAAGTCGACGACGGGAATCAAGTCGCCCTCGAAGTCTCGTAATCGCAATGGCTCCACCACGGAAATGGCCGTGGATCAGCTGCAGGCCAGCGAGAAGCTCATCGCAG AACTCAATGAAACCTGGGAGGAGAAGCTGAAGCGCACCGAGGAGATACGCCTGCAGCGCGAGGCGGTCTTTGCCGAGATGGGGGTGGCCGTCAAGGAGGATGGCATCACCGTGGGTGTGTTCTCTCCCAAGAAGACGCCGCATCTGGTGAACTTGAACGAGGACCCCAATCTGTCCGAGTGTCTGCTGTACTACATCAAGGATGGGCTAACCCGCCTGGGCACCCACGAGGCCAATGTGCCGCAGGACATCCAGCTGTCGGGGTCGCACATCCTCAAGGAGCACTGCACCTTCGAGAACCGCAACAGCACCGTGACCCTGCTGCCCCACAAGGATGCTATCATCTTTGTGAACGGACGCCAGCTGGTTGAACCGGAGGTGCTGAAGACCGGCTCGCGTGTCATCCTGGGAAAGAATCACGTTTTCCGCTTCACCAATCCGGAGCAGGCACGCGAGCTGCGCGAGAAGATCACCGAAAACGAGGCCGAGAACGAGGTGGAGAAGGCCGACGCCCCGCAGGTCGACTGGAACTTTGCCCAGTGCGAGCTGCTCGAGAAGCAGGGCATCGACCTGAAGGCCGAGATGAAGAAGCGGCTAGACAATCTCGAGGAGCAGTACAAGCGCGAGAAGATGCAGGCCGACCAGCAGTTTGAGGAGCAACGCAAGACCTACGAGGCCCGCATCGATGCTCTGCAGAAGCAGGTCGAGGAGCAGTCCATGACCATGTCCATGTACAGCAGCTACTCTCCAGAGGATTTCCACCAAGAGGAGGACGTCTACA ACAATCCCATGTACGAGTCCTGCTGGACTGCCCGCGAGGCTGGGCTGGCGGCCTGGGCCTTCCGCAAGTGGCGCTACCATCAGTTCACCTCGCTGCGCGATGACCTCTGGGGCAATGCCATATTCCTCAAGGAGGCCAATGCCATTTCCGTTGAGCTAAAGAAGAAG GTGCAATTCCAGTTCACCCTCTTGACCGACACCCTGTACTCCCCCCTGCCACCCGAGCTGGCCTCGAGTGTGGCACCGCTGCAGCAGGAGGACGAGTTCGGAGCCCCGCCCGTGTCCAAGACCCTGGTGGCCGTAGAAGTCACGGACACCAAAAACGGAGCCACCCACTACTGGTCGCTGGAGAAGCTCCG ACAACGCCTGGAGCTGATGCGCGAGATGTACCACAACGAGGCGGAGATGAGTCCCACCTCGCCGGACTACAACGTGGAGAGTCTCACCGGGGGCGATCCGTTCTACGACCGCTTTCCCTGGTTCCGCATGGTCGGACGCTCGTTCATCTATCTGAGCAACCTGCTGTATCCCGTGCCGCTGGTCCACAAGGTGGCCATTGTCAACGAGCGTGGGGATGTGCGAGGCTACCTTAGGATCGCCGTGCAGCCGGTGCTGGATGAGGAGTCGATCGACTTCAACAATGGGGTCAAGCAGTCGGCCCGCTTGGTCTTCAACGAGGACGATGCCAAGCCCAAGTATCGAGCCCTTAACGAGAAGGACGACGTGCAGCGGTACATCGATAATGGAGGACACGACAGCAAGCTGGAGG AGCTCGAGGATGTGGACTCGGGACGCGGCATTGACTCGAACTCTGCCTCGGACTGCCCCGAGAACGCCGAAGAGCCGGGCGAGCATCTGCAGGTGGGAAAGGAGTTCACCTTCCGCGTGACGGTACTCCAGGCCACTGGAATTGGGGCCGAGTACGCAGACATCTTCTGCCAGTTCAA CTTCTTGCATCGCCATGAGGAAGCTTTCTCCACCGAGCCGGTCAAGAACTCGGCATCGGGCGCCCCTCTGGGCTTCTACCATGTTCAGAAT ATAACTGTGCCTGTGACCAAGTCCTTCATCGAGTACTTGAAGACCCAACCGATCATGTTCAAGATCTTTGGCCACTACCAGACGCATCCCCTGCACAAGGATGCCAAGCAGGACTTCGTGTCGCGGCCACCGCCTAGGCGAATGCTGCCCCCGAGCATACCCATCAGTCAGCCGGTGCGCAGCCCCAAGTTTGGACCCCTGCCCTGTCCGCCCTCATCCACGGTGCTGGCCAAGCACGATGTGCTGGTGTGGTTCGAGATTTGCGAGCTGGCACCCAACGGAGAGTATGTGCCTTCG GTCGTGGAGCACAGCGATGATCTTCCTTGCCGCGGGCTGTTCCTGCTGCATCAAGGCATCCAGCGACGCATTCGCATCACCATTGTGCACGAGCCCACACCTGAGGTCAAGTGGAAGGACATCAACGAGCTGGTGGTAGGACGCATACGCAACACTCCGGAGTCCTCGGACGAACAGGATGAGGATGCGTGCGTGCTGTCGCTGGGTCTGTTCCCCGGCGAAGTGCTGGACGTGCCCGGTGACGATCGCTCCTTCTACCGCTTCGAGGCCGCCTGGGACTCAAGTCTCCACAACTCGGCGCTGCTCAATCGCGTCTCACAGGGCGGCGAGACCATCTACATCACACTGAGCGCTTACTTGGAG CTGGAGAACTGCGCCCGCCCGGCCATCGTCACGAAGGATCTGAGCATGGTAATCTATGGGCGCGACGCTCGCACCGGTCCCCGCTCCTTGAAGCACCTGTTCTCGGGCCAGTACCGCAATCCGGAGGCCAACCGACTATCCGGCGTCTACGAGCTGTCGCTGCGTAGAGCATCCGAAGCAGGTAGTCCAG GTGTGCAGCGTCGTCAGCGTCGCGTGCTGGACACCAGCTCCACATATGTGCGTGGGGAGGAGAATCTGCACGGCTGGCGGCCTCGCGGCGACTCGCTCATATTTGATCATCAGTGGGAGCTGGAGAAGCTGACGCGCCTCGAGGAGGTGGGACGAATGCGgcacctgctgctgttgcgcgAGCGCCTGGGCATGGACACCAACCCGAATCCGACCACCAAAACGGAGAAGGATGTCTGCAATCTGGCTGCCCGTGCGGCCACCTCCCCCGTGCACATGGTCATTCCTCAATCGCCACAGACGCCGGTCAAAGATCCGCAGCAAATCATGCCAGAGCGCGAGTACAACCAACGGGAGCAGGATCTCATGCTCAAGTGCTTGAAGCTTGTGCAAG CTGGACGCTATGCCAAGAACGAGGCTAATGACACGCAGACCCAATCGGATGTCTCGCCCAGCGATGAGGGCTGCGCCGACATGACCGTCAGCTGCATCTCCAGCAACTCCATGGA AGACAACAAATTTGTAATTCGACGCAG GCTATGCTCGCCGGATAGGGCCGATGCTCCGAATGGCTGGGAGGCCCCTGCCCCGGCCACACAACCGGCTCTCCCGCTGCGGCTGTACGTgccggagctggaggagaTTCGCGTCAGCCCTGTGGTGGCCCGCAAGGGCCTGCTGAATGTCCTGGAACATGGCGGCTCGGGCTGGAAGAAACGCTGGGTG ACTGTGCGTCGTCCTTATGTGTTTATCTATCGCTCGGAGAAGGACCCCGTTGAGCGGGCTGTCCTCAACTTGGCCACGGCCCAAGTGGAGTGCAGCGAGGATCAGGCAGCCATGGTCAAGATACCCAACACATTCAG TGTGGTGACTAAGCATCGGGGTTATCTGCTGCAGACACTCGGCGACAAGGAAGTGCACGACTGGCTCTATGCCATCAATCCTCTTCTGGCTGGTCAGATCAA ATCCCGCCTGGCGCGACGCACCTTGGAGCCGGCCAGCCAGACGGCTTCCCAGATCCAGGCTAGCAGTGCCGCGAACGCGAACAGTGCGAACAAATGA
- the unc-104 gene encoding kinesin-like protein unc-104 isoform X5 produces MSSVKVAVRVRPFNSREIGRESKCIIEMTGATTAITNPKVPPNTSEAVKRFNFDYSYWSHDPRDSDFSTQTMVYKDIGEEMLQHSFDGYNVCIFAYGQTGAGKSYTMMGRQEEQQEGIIPMICQDLFTRIHDTETDELKYSVEVSYMEIYCERVRDLLNPKNKGNLRVREHPLLGPYVEDLSKLAVTDYQDIHDLIDEGNKARTVAATNMNETSSRSHAVFTIFFTQRRHDTMTDLTTEKVSKISLVDLAGSERADSTGAKGTRLKEGANINKSLTTLGKVISALAEVASKKKHNKKADFIPYRDSALTWLLRENLGGNSKTAMIAAISPADINYDETLSTLRYADRAKQIVCKAVVNEDANAKLIRELKEEIQKLRDLLKAEGIEVQEGPDGKVVCEKRDSNKDELNKSTTGIKSPSKSRNRNGSTTEMAVDQLQASEKLIAELNETWEEKLKRTEEIRLQREAVFAEMGVAVKEDGITVGVFSPKKTPHLVNLNEDPNLSECLLYYIKDGLTRLGTHEANVPQDIQLSGSHILKEHCTFENRNSTVTLLPHKDAIIFVNGRQLVEPEVLKTGSRVILGKNHVFRFTNPEQARELREKITENEAENEVEKADAPQVDWNFAQCELLEKQGIDLKAEMKKRLDNLEEQYKREKMQADQQFEEQRKTYEARIDALQKQVEEQSMTMSMYSSYSPEDFHQEEDVYNNPMYESCWTAREAGLAAWAFRKWRYHQFTSLRDDLWGNAIFLKEANAISVELKKKVQFQFTLLTDTLYSPLPPELASSVAPLQQEDEFGAPPVSKTLVAVEVTDTKNGATHYWSLEKLRQRLELMREMYHNEAEMSPTSPDYNVESLTGGDPFYDRFPWFRMVGRSFIYLSNLLYPVPLVHKVAIVNERGDVRGYLRIAVQPVLDEESIDFNNGVKQSARLVFNEDDAKPKYRALNEKDDVQRYIDNGGHDSKLEELEDVDSGRGIDSNSASDCPENAEEPGEHLQVGKEFTFRVTVLQATGIGAEYADIFCQFNFLHRHEEAFSTEPVKNSASGAPLGFYHVQNITVPVTKSFIEYLKTQPIMFKIFGHYQTHPLHKDAKQDFVSRPPPRRMLPPSIPISQPVRSPKFGPLPCPPSSTVLAKHDVLVWFEICELAPNGEYVPSVVEHSDDLPCRGLFLLHQGIQRRIRITIVHEPTPEVKWKDINELVVGRIRNTPESSDEQDEDACVLSLGLFPGEVLDVPGDDRSFYRFEAAWDSSLHNSALLNRVSQGGETIYITLSAYLELENCARPAIVTKDLSMVIYGRDARTGPRSLKHLFSGQYRNPEANRLSGVYELSLRRASEAGSPGVQRRQRRVLDTSSTYVRGEENLHGWRPRGDSLIFDHQWELEKLTRLEEVGRMRHLLLLRERLGMDTNPNPTTKTEKDVCNLAARAATSPVHMVIPQSPQTPVKDPQQIMPEREYNQREQDLMLKCLKLVQAGRYAKNEANDTQTQSDVSPSDEGCADMTVSCISSNSMELCSPDRADAPNGWEAPAPATQPALPLRLYVPELEEIRVSPVVARKGLLNVLEHGGSGWKKRWVTVRRPYVFIYRSEKDPVERAVLNLATAQVECSEDQAAMVKIPNTFSVVTKHRGYLLQTLGDKEVHDWLYAINPLLAGQIKSRLARRTLEPASQTASQIQASSAANANSANK; encoded by the exons ATGTCGTCGGTTAAGGTGGCGGTGCGAGTGCGCCCCTTCAACTCGCGCGAAATAGGCAGGGAGTCGAAATGCATCATCGAGATGACCGGGGCCACCACGG CCATAACCAATCCGAAGGTGCCGCCCAACACTAGTGAGGCGGTGAAGCGCTTCAACTTTGATTACTCCTATTGGTCCCATGAT CCACGCGATTCGGACTTCTCCACACAAACGATGGTCTACAAGGACATTGGCGAGGAGATGCTGCAGCACTCCTTCGATGGCTACAACGTGTGCATCTTTGCCTACGGCCAGACCGGTGCCGGCAAGTCCTACACCATGATGGGcaggcaggaggagcagcaggagggcaTCATTCCCATGATTTGCCAGGATCTCTTCACTCGCATACACGATACCGAAACCGATGAGCTCAAGTATTCA GTTGAGGTCTCTTACATGGAGATCTATTGCGAGCGGGTGCGGGATCTGCTGAATCCCAAGAACAAGGGTAATTTGCGGGTGCGCGAGCATCCATTGCTGGGTCCTTATGTCGAGGACCTGTCCAAGCTGGCAGTCACCGACTACCAGGACATACACGACCTCATCGATGAGGGCAACAAGGCACG AACTGTGGCCGCCACCAACATGAACGAGACGAGCTCTCGCTCCCATGCCGTATTCACCATCTTCTTTACACAGCGTCGCCACGACACGATGACCGACCTGACCACCGAGAAGGTCTCCAAGATCAGCCTGGTGGATCTGGCCGGCTCCGAGCGAGCCGATTCGACTGGTGCGAAGGGCACCCGCTTGAAGGAGGGAGCCAACATCAACAAATCCCTGACCACCCTGGGAAAAGTCATCTCCGCTCTGGCGGAAGTC GCATCCAAGAAGAAACACAACAAGAAGGCCGACTTTATACCCTACCGCGACTCGGCCCTGACTTGGTTGCTGCGCGAGAATCTGGGAGGAAACTCGAAGACGGCCATGATAGCGGCCATCTCACCGGCGGACATAAACTATGACGAAACCTTAAGCACACTGCG GTATGCGGATCGGGCCAAGCAGATCGTGTGCAAGGCTGTGGTCAACGAGGATGCCAATGCGAAGCTTATCCGCGAACTTAAGGAGGAGATACAGAAGCTGCGCGATCTCCTGAAGGCCGAAGGCATCGAAGTGCAGGAAG GACCCGATGGCAAGGTGGTGTGCGAGAAGCGCGATTCGAATA AGGATGAGCTGAACAAGTCGACGACGGGAATCAAGTCGCCCTCGAAGTCTCGTAATCGCAATGGCTCCACCACGGAAATGGCCGTGGATCAGCTGCAGGCCAGCGAGAAGCTCATCGCAG AACTCAATGAAACCTGGGAGGAGAAGCTGAAGCGCACCGAGGAGATACGCCTGCAGCGCGAGGCGGTCTTTGCCGAGATGGGGGTGGCCGTCAAGGAGGATGGCATCACCGTGGGTGTGTTCTCTCCCAAGAAGACGCCGCATCTGGTGAACTTGAACGAGGACCCCAATCTGTCCGAGTGTCTGCTGTACTACATCAAGGATGGGCTAACCCGCCTGGGCACCCACGAGGCCAATGTGCCGCAGGACATCCAGCTGTCGGGGTCGCACATCCTCAAGGAGCACTGCACCTTCGAGAACCGCAACAGCACCGTGACCCTGCTGCCCCACAAGGATGCTATCATCTTTGTGAACGGACGCCAGCTGGTTGAACCGGAGGTGCTGAAGACCGGCTCGCGTGTCATCCTGGGAAAGAATCACGTTTTCCGCTTCACCAATCCGGAGCAGGCACGCGAGCTGCGCGAGAAGATCACCGAAAACGAGGCCGAGAACGAGGTGGAGAAGGCCGACGCCCCGCAGGTCGACTGGAACTTTGCCCAGTGCGAGCTGCTCGAGAAGCAGGGCATCGACCTGAAGGCCGAGATGAAGAAGCGGCTAGACAATCTCGAGGAGCAGTACAAGCGCGAGAAGATGCAGGCCGACCAGCAGTTTGAGGAGCAACGCAAGACCTACGAGGCCCGCATCGATGCTCTGCAGAAGCAGGTCGAGGAGCAGTCCATGACCATGTCCATGTACAGCAGCTACTCTCCAGAGGATTTCCACCAAGAGGAGGACGTCTACA ACAATCCCATGTACGAGTCCTGCTGGACTGCCCGCGAGGCTGGGCTGGCGGCCTGGGCCTTCCGCAAGTGGCGCTACCATCAGTTCACCTCGCTGCGCGATGACCTCTGGGGCAATGCCATATTCCTCAAGGAGGCCAATGCCATTTCCGTTGAGCTAAAGAAGAAG GTGCAATTCCAGTTCACCCTCTTGACCGACACCCTGTACTCCCCCCTGCCACCCGAGCTGGCCTCGAGTGTGGCACCGCTGCAGCAGGAGGACGAGTTCGGAGCCCCGCCCGTGTCCAAGACCCTGGTGGCCGTAGAAGTCACGGACACCAAAAACGGAGCCACCCACTACTGGTCGCTGGAGAAGCTCCG ACAACGCCTGGAGCTGATGCGCGAGATGTACCACAACGAGGCGGAGATGAGTCCCACCTCGCCGGACTACAACGTGGAGAGTCTCACCGGGGGCGATCCGTTCTACGACCGCTTTCCCTGGTTCCGCATGGTCGGACGCTCGTTCATCTATCTGAGCAACCTGCTGTATCCCGTGCCGCTGGTCCACAAGGTGGCCATTGTCAACGAGCGTGGGGATGTGCGAGGCTACCTTAGGATCGCCGTGCAGCCGGTGCTGGATGAGGAGTCGATCGACTTCAACAATGGGGTCAAGCAGTCGGCCCGCTTGGTCTTCAACGAGGACGATGCCAAGCCCAAGTATCGAGCCCTTAACGAGAAGGACGACGTGCAGCGGTACATCGATAATGGAGGACACGACAGCAAGCTGGAGG AGCTCGAGGATGTGGACTCGGGACGCGGCATTGACTCGAACTCTGCCTCGGACTGCCCCGAGAACGCCGAAGAGCCGGGCGAGCATCTGCAGGTGGGAAAGGAGTTCACCTTCCGCGTGACGGTACTCCAGGCCACTGGAATTGGGGCCGAGTACGCAGACATCTTCTGCCAGTTCAA CTTCTTGCATCGCCATGAGGAAGCTTTCTCCACCGAGCCGGTCAAGAACTCGGCATCGGGCGCCCCTCTGGGCTTCTACCATGTTCAGAAT ATAACTGTGCCTGTGACCAAGTCCTTCATCGAGTACTTGAAGACCCAACCGATCATGTTCAAGATCTTTGGCCACTACCAGACGCATCCCCTGCACAAGGATGCCAAGCAGGACTTCGTGTCGCGGCCACCGCCTAGGCGAATGCTGCCCCCGAGCATACCCATCAGTCAGCCGGTGCGCAGCCCCAAGTTTGGACCCCTGCCCTGTCCGCCCTCATCCACGGTGCTGGCCAAGCACGATGTGCTGGTGTGGTTCGAGATTTGCGAGCTGGCACCCAACGGAGAGTATGTGCCTTCG GTCGTGGAGCACAGCGATGATCTTCCTTGCCGCGGGCTGTTCCTGCTGCATCAAGGCATCCAGCGACGCATTCGCATCACCATTGTGCACGAGCCCACACCTGAGGTCAAGTGGAAGGACATCAACGAGCTGGTGGTAGGACGCATACGCAACACTCCGGAGTCCTCGGACGAACAGGATGAGGATGCGTGCGTGCTGTCGCTGGGTCTGTTCCCCGGCGAAGTGCTGGACGTGCCCGGTGACGATCGCTCCTTCTACCGCTTCGAGGCCGCCTGGGACTCAAGTCTCCACAACTCGGCGCTGCTCAATCGCGTCTCACAGGGCGGCGAGACCATCTACATCACACTGAGCGCTTACTTGGAG CTGGAGAACTGCGCCCGCCCGGCCATCGTCACGAAGGATCTGAGCATGGTAATCTATGGGCGCGACGCTCGCACCGGTCCCCGCTCCTTGAAGCACCTGTTCTCGGGCCAGTACCGCAATCCGGAGGCCAACCGACTATCCGGCGTCTACGAGCTGTCGCTGCGTAGAGCATCCGAAGCAGGTAGTCCAG GTGTGCAGCGTCGTCAGCGTCGCGTGCTGGACACCAGCTCCACATATGTGCGTGGGGAGGAGAATCTGCACGGCTGGCGGCCTCGCGGCGACTCGCTCATATTTGATCATCAGTGGGAGCTGGAGAAGCTGACGCGCCTCGAGGAGGTGGGACGAATGCGgcacctgctgctgttgcgcgAGCGCCTGGGCATGGACACCAACCCGAATCCGACCACCAAAACGGAGAAGGATGTCTGCAATCTGGCTGCCCGTGCGGCCACCTCCCCCGTGCACATGGTCATTCCTCAATCGCCACAGACGCCGGTCAAAGATCCGCAGCAAATCATGCCAGAGCGCGAGTACAACCAACGGGAGCAGGATCTCATGCTCAAGTGCTTGAAGCTTGTGCAAG CTGGACGCTATGCCAAGAACGAGGCTAATGACACGCAGACCCAATCGGATGTCTCGCCCAGCGATGAGGGCTGCGCCGACATGACCGTCAGCTGCATCTCCAGCAACTCCATGGA GCTATGCTCGCCGGATAGGGCCGATGCTCCGAATGGCTGGGAGGCCCCTGCCCCGGCCACACAACCGGCTCTCCCGCTGCGGCTGTACGTgccggagctggaggagaTTCGCGTCAGCCCTGTGGTGGCCCGCAAGGGCCTGCTGAATGTCCTGGAACATGGCGGCTCGGGCTGGAAGAAACGCTGGGTG ACTGTGCGTCGTCCTTATGTGTTTATCTATCGCTCGGAGAAGGACCCCGTTGAGCGGGCTGTCCTCAACTTGGCCACGGCCCAAGTGGAGTGCAGCGAGGATCAGGCAGCCATGGTCAAGATACCCAACACATTCAG TGTGGTGACTAAGCATCGGGGTTATCTGCTGCAGACACTCGGCGACAAGGAAGTGCACGACTGGCTCTATGCCATCAATCCTCTTCTGGCTGGTCAGATCAA ATCCCGCCTGGCGCGACGCACCTTGGAGCCGGCCAGCCAGACGGCTTCCCAGATCCAGGCTAGCAGTGCCGCGAACGCGAACAGTGCGAACAAATGA